The genomic stretch GTTCCCAGAAGACAATCCTCACAGTCTATGATCGAATGGGTGCGTCCCGCATAAAATCCCACAATGATGTTCCCATCCTTATCCAGTCCCCATGGAAACTGTGCCTTATTCCTATATCTCCATGGCTCGTCCATCCCCATGATAGGCAGCATGGGAACTTCAGTAAAACCGCCGATCCTGGTAATATTGTTATAAATCTTCCGTTCTTTATACCGAAGCTGTTCTTCATAATCCATTGCCTGAAGTTGACAGCCGCCGCAGGGCCCTGCAACCGGACATTTGGGTGTCACACGGTTTACAGACGGCTCTGTGATCCGCTCCAGCTTTGCAAACCCATAGGACTTCTTGGTTTTCATCACCTTTGCCTGGGCCTTATCTCCTATAACTGTATCCTTAATAAACCAGGTAAATCCATCGGTTTTACCGATGCCTTCCCCGGTTTCGCTCATATCCTCAATCACTACCTCTATCCGATCATTCTTCTTCCACTCTGCCATCATAACCTCCAGTTTCTGCATACCCGCGCCCAGGCTGATTATCACGCCTTGTCCGAAGCATTTCCAGGCTCAAAACCCCATGAAGCCGGTATCATATACACATCTTGAACTTATTGTAACTTCTTTTTCCACAAGAAGCAAGAAAACCTTTTACGGCCTGTGGACAAAAAAACGGGAGCAGGGTGGATCCGGCAAGACGCTCCGTCTTCCTTTCTCTCCCAGCTCCCGGAAATTTATCTGCCTTTTCCGTTGGCTTTTTCCATATGGATATTTTTTCCTTTGATTTTAACATCCTTCATAGCCTGTAATACTGTGTCGGCACTTTCTCTCGGCACCTCTACGAATGTATACTTATCATACATATCAATGCTTCCGACCATTTTACCCGGCATACCGGACTCTCCGGCAATGGCGCCCAGAATATCACCTGGCTTCACATTCTGGTTCTTTCCGATGTTAATGAACAGGCGGGCCATATCATCTCTGGAAGAAGAATCATATCGTCCTCCACGGCCATTTCCGTTTCTGCTGCCGCGGCCACGGTTTCCGCCGCCATATAGGCTTTCCAGTTCATCAAGGGAACGAGGCTCTCTTGTATCGATGATATCTTCATTTTCCTCGCCCATCATCATTTTCAGCAGAGCTGCTGCCAGATCAAGGGAGGTATAATCCTCTTCCAAAAGCTTCTTTTCAATGATGTTTACCATCTTGCTTAAATCAGTATCTCCAATGGTATCAGCCACATTTTCCAGAACCTTATCCACCTTAATAGCTGTTACGTCATTTAAGGAAGGGATTGCCTGAGGAATGATCTTGGTCTTGCAGTAACGCTGGATATCGCGAAGCTTATAAACTTCCTTACCCACTACAAAACTGAAGGCAATACCCTCACGGCCTGCACGACCGGTACGGCCGATTCTGTGAACATAATATTCGTCATCCTGGGGAAGGTCGTAGTTAAATACGGCCTCTACGTCGTCTACGTCGATTCCACGGGCTGCAACATCAGTTGCCACAAGAATCTCTGTCTTACCGTTACGGAAGCTGTTCATGACCCTGTCACGCTGGATCTGTTTTAAGTCTCCATGAAGTCCTTCCGCAAAGTAACCGCGTCCCTGAAGAGCCTGTACCAGCTCGTCTACCTGCTTTTTGGTATTGCAGAAAGCAACGGACAGCTTTGGTGCGTACATATCAAGCAGACGGCACATAACTTCTACCTTGCTCTTAGGCTTTACTTCATAATAATACTGGGTTACCTTGGGAACGGTCAGTTCTTTCTTTACTACCTTAACGGTCACCGGCTCCTGCTGGAACTTTCTGGCAATTTCCATGATAGCAGGCGGCATGGTAGCGGAGAACATAACCGTCTGGCGCTCTTCCGGAAGCTGGCTTAAAATAGTTTCCATATCCTCAAGGAATCCCATATTTAACATCTCATCGGCTTCATCCATGACTACCGTATGAACGTTCTCGAATTTCACGGTCTTCCTGCGCATATGGTCCATAACACGTCCAGGAGTTCCGATAATGATCTGAGTACCGTCTTTTAAAGAACGGATCTGTTTTACAATGTCCTGTCCTCCATAAATCGGAAGGACTTTCACACCGTGCATGTATTTTGCAAGCCTGCGGATTTCATCTGCCACCTGAATGGCAAGCTCTCTGGTAGGACAGAGGGCAACCGCCTGTAGCTTTTTCACCTTAGGATCAATCTTCTGCAACAGTGGGATGCCAAAGGCTGCTGTTTTTCCGGTTCCTGTCTGAGCCTGCCCAACGATATCCCTTCCCTCAGCCTGGACCGGAATGGCCTGGGCCTGGATCGGAGATGCCTCTTCAAATCCCATGTCTGCAACTGCCCGCAGAATTCTTTCATCTAACTGTAATTCATCAAATCTAATTGTTTCCATAAATGCTTGGTTCCTTTCTTACGGCCAACCGGCTTCCCATGTTGCCGACGGCCTCGCACACACTTTTCGCAAACAAAACGAGAGGTATCAGGCACGTTTCAGACCTTCATCCTCTCGCTTCACACAAAGATATACTATAGCAGATTTTTTTTTGAGTGTCAAGGGCAATGACTTGAATTTCCCGCAACTTTTCAACAGGAAATAATTACCAAATCCCTTAATTCCTATCTTTTTAACCAGCCGTTCTTATTAAAATACCATATCTCTATCAGAATAATTATTACGCTGGCTGTCACACAGACCTGATAGCCGTAATCCCAGTTAAGTTCCGGCATATTTTTAAAATTCATGCCATACCAGCCGGCAATCAGCGTAAGGGGCATGAAGATCACAGTGACCATTGTGAGAAAGGACAGCACATGGTTCTGCTTCATATCTATATGCACCTGATACATTTCCCGGATCTGCAGGGCATATTCCCTTAATTCCTTTCCATGCTCGGTAAGCCTTGCCATACGGCCGGAAAACAGATGGAACAGTGCACAGTCTTCATCCTTTAATAGCCCATTATAATTTTCCGTCAAGGTTTGGCTGACATTTAATAGTTGTCCATAGTAGGAAGAAATCTTTGCCAGCTCCTTCCTCGCCCTTAGTATGGCTCCCGGAACATCACTCCGCTCTCTTTTTCCGCTCATGATCCGGTCTTCCATTGCTGCCAGCTTTTCCTCATACTTCTGTAAAAATTCAATCTCATCCTTAACCTGATACTCCAGAAATTCAAAAAACATATGGGAAACACCGGTCTTGTCAAAGTACTGGATCCGCTCCATTTCATGAAGTATTTTTTTCGCTTCCCCGCTGTCATCAATGAGT from Lacrimispora sphenoides JCM 1415 encodes the following:
- a CDS encoding DEAD/DEAH box helicase, with the translated sequence METIRFDELQLDERILRAVADMGFEEASPIQAQAIPVQAEGRDIVGQAQTGTGKTAAFGIPLLQKIDPKVKKLQAVALCPTRELAIQVADEIRRLAKYMHGVKVLPIYGGQDIVKQIRSLKDGTQIIIGTPGRVMDHMRRKTVKFENVHTVVMDEADEMLNMGFLEDMETILSQLPEERQTVMFSATMPPAIMEIARKFQQEPVTVKVVKKELTVPKVTQYYYEVKPKSKVEVMCRLLDMYAPKLSVAFCNTKKQVDELVQALQGRGYFAEGLHGDLKQIQRDRVMNSFRNGKTEILVATDVAARGIDVDDVEAVFNYDLPQDDEYYVHRIGRTGRAGREGIAFSFVVGKEVYKLRDIQRYCKTKIIPQAIPSLNDVTAIKVDKVLENVADTIGDTDLSKMVNIIEKKLLEEDYTSLDLAAALLKMMMGEENEDIIDTREPRSLDELESLYGGGNRGRGSRNGNGRGGRYDSSSRDDMARLFINIGKNQNVKPGDILGAIAGESGMPGKMVGSIDMYDKYTFVEVPRESADTVLQAMKDVKIKGKNIHMEKANGKGR
- a CDS encoding CorA family divalent cation transporter; amino-acid sequence: MRYRIKKRLVPVGTDEVVPEGEALVEIMSKEEYWKEYHTKYQDHLLMKSLERAQYCRADLLKDCIIGTLVIPVKKELLGSPVVFGYYMDKSRLILIDDSGEAKKILHEMERIQYFDKTGVSHMFFEFLEYQVKDEIEFLQKYEEKLAAMEDRIMSGKRERSDVPGAILRARKELAKISSYYGQLLNVSQTLTENYNGLLKDEDCALFHLFSGRMARLTEHGKELREYALQIREMYQVHIDMKQNHVLSFLTMVTVIFMPLTLIAGWYGMNFKNMPELNWDYGYQVCVTASVIIILIEIWYFNKNGWLKR